In a genomic window of Leptospira brenneri:
- a CDS encoding cation-translocating P-type ATPase — protein sequence MLSIPKQISEFILMGLSQEQVRENRNKYGMNEISSSQKKGIFRMLFEVVTEPMILLLISISIVYLLLGDRGEAILLLFSVVGIITITFVQEKKTETAISALRSLASPRTNVIRDKQIIRIEGKDVVYGDLLILNEGDRVPADSELISDRLFSCDESLLTGESVPVSKLQSEVIYCGSLVVSGEGVCRVTAVGNSTEIGKIGRKIADETVGRTLLEVEVARLVRNLFMVAASLCLILALYFGIAKNEWLQGLLSGLTLAIGLMPEELPLVLTIFFALGAFRLSTKNVLVRRSSIIETLGAATVLCSDKTGTITQNKMTVGIVITKSETIKLNPNLKLSEETKSLLQIAYSASKHPSFDPMDIAISDCLVSYDQVNDSDLISVKDFPLSPEHLTMVRVLKENDFYFCYAKGSPEAIFDLCNFDVSEFDFWTNKTNELAKEGYRVLGVAKSTSPLDRVPKNRKELVYQFYGLLAFLDPIREIVPLAVKTAYDSGIRVIMITGDYPETAKNIAGQIGLKDSHLVYTGKEFSNLNEEEMQSAIRKCNIFSRVSPEDKWRIVRMLKADGEIVAMTGDGVNDAPALRTANIGVAMGERGTDVAREAADIVLLDDSFSSILESVRIGRQIFDNLKKALGYLIGVHIPIVGITFFPIIFDWPIIVLSAVHIVFMEMVIDPTCTIVFEKESAESDLMKRKPRETAEPLLDRELFVNSLIQGAFSLLSVVSSYWITEFFLKGNSSPKVVSTATFVTLVFSNLFLILANRSLHESMWSRMRIPNPIIRYVFTGTIAVLVLSIYLPGMNSMFRFVPLNFLQFSSAILVAFVGVLFYDMTKLLVSKLLRG from the coding sequence ATGCTTTCAATTCCAAAACAAATTTCCGAATTCATCCTTATGGGGCTCAGCCAAGAACAAGTCAGAGAAAACCGTAACAAATACGGAATGAATGAAATCAGTTCCTCACAAAAGAAAGGGATCTTTCGAATGTTATTTGAGGTAGTTACGGAACCGATGATTTTGCTTCTCATTTCCATCAGTATTGTTTATTTACTTTTAGGAGATCGCGGAGAAGCCATTCTTCTGCTCTTCTCTGTTGTTGGAATCATTACAATTACTTTTGTCCAAGAAAAAAAAACGGAAACCGCAATTTCTGCTCTTCGTTCTCTCGCAAGCCCAAGAACCAATGTCATTCGAGATAAACAAATCATTCGAATTGAAGGAAAGGATGTTGTTTATGGTGATCTACTCATTTTGAATGAAGGGGACCGGGTTCCTGCTGATTCGGAACTCATCTCTGATCGATTATTTTCCTGTGACGAATCCCTGTTAACAGGAGAATCTGTTCCTGTTTCTAAGTTGCAATCTGAAGTCATTTATTGTGGATCGTTAGTTGTTAGTGGAGAAGGTGTTTGTCGAGTGACAGCCGTTGGAAACTCTACAGAAATCGGAAAAATAGGCCGAAAGATTGCCGATGAAACTGTCGGCAGAACTTTACTCGAAGTGGAAGTGGCAAGGTTAGTTCGTAACTTGTTTATGGTTGCTGCCTCTTTGTGTCTGATTCTAGCTTTGTATTTTGGAATTGCAAAAAATGAGTGGTTACAAGGATTACTTTCTGGTCTTACACTTGCGATTGGACTTATGCCAGAAGAACTTCCTTTGGTTTTAACTATATTTTTTGCACTTGGTGCATTTCGTTTGAGCACAAAGAATGTTTTAGTAAGACGGTCCTCTATTATCGAAACATTAGGTGCTGCAACAGTTCTTTGTTCGGATAAAACGGGAACCATCACACAAAACAAAATGACTGTTGGAATCGTCATTACAAAATCAGAGACAATAAAACTGAATCCGAATCTAAAACTTTCGGAGGAAACAAAATCATTACTTCAAATAGCATATTCTGCATCCAAACATCCAAGTTTTGATCCAATGGATATTGCAATCTCTGATTGTTTAGTTTCCTATGATCAGGTAAATGATTCAGATTTAATTTCTGTAAAAGATTTTCCTTTAAGCCCAGAACATTTAACAATGGTTCGTGTTTTGAAAGAAAATGATTTTTACTTTTGTTACGCAAAAGGATCCCCTGAGGCAATTTTTGATTTATGTAATTTTGATGTGTCTGAATTTGATTTTTGGACTAATAAAACAAATGAATTAGCGAAAGAGGGTTATCGAGTATTAGGAGTTGCTAAATCAACATCCCCTTTGGATCGGGTTCCCAAAAACAGAAAAGAATTAGTATATCAGTTTTATGGTTTATTAGCTTTTTTAGATCCCATTCGAGAGATTGTTCCTTTAGCCGTAAAAACGGCTTATGATTCGGGAATTCGAGTGATTATGATCACAGGAGACTATCCAGAGACTGCAAAAAACATCGCAGGCCAAATTGGATTAAAGGATTCTCACTTAGTGTATACCGGAAAAGAATTTTCTAATTTAAATGAAGAAGAAATGCAATCTGCCATTCGTAAATGTAATATTTTTTCAAGAGTGAGCCCTGAGGACAAATGGCGAATTGTTCGAATGTTAAAAGCTGATGGTGAGATTGTTGCTATGACAGGAGATGGTGTCAACGATGCACCGGCTCTTCGCACAGCCAATATTGGTGTTGCGATGGGGGAAAGAGGAACCGACGTTGCTCGTGAGGCCGCCGATATTGTTCTGTTAGATGATTCTTTTTCTTCAATTTTAGAATCGGTTCGTATTGGTCGTCAGATTTTTGATAATTTAAAAAAGGCACTGGGATATTTGATCGGGGTTCATATACCTATTGTTGGAATCACCTTTTTCCCAATTATCTTTGATTGGCCAATCATCGTTTTGTCGGCGGTTCATATCGTGTTTATGGAAATGGTCATTGATCCCACATGCACCATTGTATTTGAAAAAGAATCTGCTGAATCCGATTTAATGAAAAGAAAACCTCGTGAAACGGCAGAACCATTGCTCGATCGTGAATTGTTTGTTAATTCCCTCATCCAAGGTGCATTTTCCTTGTTGTCTGTTGTTTCCTCTTATTGGATTACGGAATTTTTTCTGAAAGGAAATTCTTCACCCAAAGTGGTCAGCACTGCGACATTTGTTACATTAGTATTTTCAAATTTATTCTTAATCCTTGCTAACCGATCTTTACATGAGTCGATGTGGAGTCGGATGCGAATTCCTAATCCCATCATTCGTTATGTCTTTACCGGAACTATCGCTGTTTTGGTTCTCTCCATATATTTGCCAGGAATGAATTCGATGTTTCGATTTGTTCCGCTCAATTTTCTGCAATTTTCTTCGGCGATACTGGTTGCTTTTGTGGGAGTATTGTTTTACGATATGACAAAACTTTTAGTTTCGAAATTACTTCGTGGCTGA
- a CDS encoding SpoIIE family protein phosphatase — translation MQHTVKLLTLACLFFLSRPTWSFPLSIEESKNYRDIGKYFEYMILPESESSFDRVLREDTIWKPNPRVTISFPRIKDPLWIKITLIHYGNLPHTFFLHFSSPVVDVFELHSQVKGNWVTQWSGEQVLQRNKPLYSHIPAFPITLSPDETRTIYVKINSANPIFNFVSIYNSRSFIAFSKKQDIFFAAYFGAGFMMFLFSIFLAHTLRYKKFFYYFFYLATVLLINSFSTGFIQYIEIGNSHTWKNYLFPITIYLTSVFGLLFTIEFLETEKNFPKITKLTKGFILFFISLIFSIFFLEQRSFIQLGVTLVIVPIFLVLIISLMVFFKSKRKLETLLFLLAFGSILLGGALNTLTVQGWIRPVHLSSYSLPLGSAIEVFFLSMALVLKVSDYRKATEEKQELDLQLKIAQKLQNGLLPQKRTHANGHALGFRYLPATDIGGDFVQIIVKENEIGLFLCDVSGHGIPAAMIASMTKVSLQIWDDSLDKPVYAAERIRLSLLSSLAGHFLSAFFVYINQKEKMIKIANAGHHPMIYLDREGNLKHITSPGRAMNEYVESGLVEKTLSLPDSGTLILYTDGVLEARNANQGELFGEDRFHALLQTLATKTPQNICDQVITEIEKFQKSKRSDDDITILAISLEKEI, via the coding sequence ATGCAGCACACCGTAAAACTCCTAACTTTAGCATGCCTTTTTTTCTTAAGCCGACCGACCTGGTCCTTTCCCCTCTCGATTGAAGAATCTAAAAACTACCGAGACATTGGAAAGTATTTTGAATATATGATCCTACCAGAAAGTGAGTCGAGTTTCGACCGGGTCCTACGAGAAGATACGATTTGGAAACCAAATCCAAGAGTGACGATCTCTTTTCCAAGAATCAAAGATCCTCTTTGGATTAAGATAACATTGATTCATTATGGGAACTTACCTCATACGTTTTTTCTTCACTTCTCAAGTCCAGTGGTTGATGTGTTTGAGTTACATTCGCAGGTCAAAGGGAATTGGGTCACTCAATGGTCAGGAGAGCAAGTATTACAAAGAAACAAACCCCTTTACTCTCATATCCCCGCCTTCCCGATCACACTTTCACCAGATGAAACAAGAACCATTTATGTAAAAATTAATTCCGCAAATCCCATTTTCAATTTTGTTTCGATTTATAATTCGAGAAGTTTTATAGCGTTTTCAAAAAAACAGGATATATTTTTTGCCGCTTACTTCGGTGCAGGATTTATGATGTTTCTTTTTAGCATCTTCCTTGCGCACACATTACGTTATAAAAAGTTTTTTTATTATTTCTTTTACCTAGCAACAGTGCTTTTGATAAATTCTTTCTCTACTGGATTCATTCAATATATAGAAATTGGAAATTCACATACATGGAAAAATTATCTTTTCCCGATCACAATTTATTTAACCTCAGTGTTTGGATTATTATTCACAATAGAGTTTTTAGAGACTGAAAAAAATTTCCCAAAAATCACAAAATTAACAAAAGGATTTATTCTCTTCTTCATTTCACTTATCTTTTCTATATTCTTTCTGGAACAAAGAAGTTTCATTCAACTAGGGGTCACGTTAGTTATTGTTCCCATTTTTTTAGTACTCATTATATCCTTAATGGTATTTTTCAAAAGCAAAAGGAAACTAGAAACACTTCTCTTTCTATTAGCATTTGGATCGATTCTACTTGGTGGTGCCTTAAATACACTCACAGTCCAAGGGTGGATAAGGCCTGTTCATTTATCGTCTTATTCCTTACCTTTGGGATCTGCTATCGAAGTTTTCTTTTTATCAATGGCACTAGTTCTCAAAGTTTCAGATTATAGAAAAGCTACCGAAGAAAAACAAGAATTAGACCTTCAATTAAAAATTGCTCAAAAACTTCAAAATGGTCTTCTCCCTCAAAAAAGAACCCATGCCAACGGACATGCTTTAGGATTTCGTTATTTACCAGCAACTGACATTGGCGGTGATTTTGTCCAAATCATTGTGAAAGAAAATGAAATTGGTTTATTCTTATGTGATGTTTCTGGTCACGGAATTCCTGCCGCCATGATAGCTTCCATGACTAAAGTTTCATTACAAATCTGGGATGATTCTTTAGACAAACCAGTTTATGCAGCAGAAAGAATTCGATTGTCTTTACTCAGTTCCCTTGCCGGTCATTTTTTAAGTGCCTTCTTTGTTTACATAAACCAAAAAGAAAAGATGATCAAAATCGCAAATGCCGGACACCATCCAATGATATATTTGGACCGAGAAGGCAACTTAAAACACATAACAAGTCCAGGAAGAGCGATGAATGAATATGTCGAATCGGGCTTAGTTGAAAAAACTCTCTCCCTACCAGATTCTGGGACTTTGATATTGTATACAGATGGTGTCCTTGAAGCAAGGAACGCAAACCAAGGAGAACTATTTGGCGAGGATCGTTTTCACGCTTTATTACAAACCTTAGCAACTAAAACTCCACAAAATATATGCGACCAAGTGATTACGGAAATCGAAAAGTTTCAGAAGTCAAAAAGATCAGATGATGATATTACGATACTCGCTATTTCCCTAGAGAAAGAAATTTAA
- a CDS encoding response regulator: protein MDRNSFENKSRWNSLLNDYSSYLKDVETGGRGYLLTGDSNFLEPYENSLSHMVVIEALLRAECEPIYKADLESIIQAKQLKLEFVKGLIDSYSQGKLPKTVFIESKRRMDVFRDAVKKLLDPKVAKEEIEKEKNRKFTIRLVAVSGGFFFLLSILILWMIFVLKRNARILVEKELIEDRLFEIDDLYQNSPVGFHSLDANGYFVKINRTECEWLGYTEEELVGKIRLIDILTEGSKEVFNKNFPILKKTGRIDNLRFEVLRKDGRPLYLNLSATAIFSKSNEMIRTRSVLLDISQMVLYEKELIDSRVRAEDANRAKSEFLSSMSHELRTPLNAVIGLSMWLMEDNPKHEQVEHLKNLRFSSETLLTLINDILDFNKIEEQMIIIEEIDFSLSEFIRSVSTSFSVKAKEQLLSFYEEVDPNLPEHIRFDPTRMLQVVNNLLSNAIKFTKEGTITFRVLLVSKNEDLAEIRIDVEDTGIGIPFDKRQYVFEKFTQASQDTTRKYGGSGLGLAISKGLVELMKGKLELESEFGKGSKFSFIFSCKIGKANSLAQVLSATDRSDLTGKRILVADDIEINRSIVIRFLNRWGIESEEASDGEEVVSKLSNGKYDLILMDLHMPNVDGYTATRKIRESENWKHIPIIALTASAQLETQEKIHSVGMNDFISKPFYPNELYQKLVHWLAG, encoded by the coding sequence ATGGACCGAAATTCCTTCGAAAATAAAAGTCGCTGGAATTCCCTTTTAAATGATTACTCATCTTACTTAAAAGACGTGGAAACCGGTGGCCGGGGTTACCTCCTAACAGGTGATTCAAATTTTTTAGAGCCTTATGAAAATTCGCTCTCCCATATGGTTGTGATAGAGGCCTTACTTCGAGCCGAGTGTGAACCCATATATAAAGCAGATCTTGAATCTATCATTCAAGCCAAACAATTGAAGTTAGAATTCGTGAAAGGACTAATCGATTCTTATTCACAAGGGAAACTTCCTAAAACAGTTTTTATCGAAAGTAAAAGACGAATGGATGTTTTTCGAGATGCAGTCAAAAAGTTGTTAGATCCAAAAGTAGCAAAGGAAGAAATAGAAAAGGAAAAAAATCGGAAATTTACGATTCGTTTGGTGGCGGTTTCAGGAGGTTTTTTCTTTCTTTTGTCTATCTTGATTTTATGGATGATTTTTGTTTTAAAACGAAATGCTCGAATTTTAGTAGAGAAAGAGTTAATCGAAGATCGACTTTTTGAAATCGATGATTTATATCAGAATTCACCTGTTGGTTTTCATAGTTTAGATGCCAATGGATATTTTGTAAAAATCAATCGTACCGAATGTGAATGGCTAGGTTATACAGAAGAAGAGTTAGTCGGTAAAATTAGACTGATTGATATCCTTACCGAAGGTAGCAAGGAGGTCTTTAATAAAAATTTCCCCATCTTAAAGAAAACAGGTCGTATTGATAATTTACGTTTTGAAGTTTTACGTAAAGATGGAAGGCCTTTATACTTAAATCTTTCTGCAACGGCAATTTTTTCAAAATCAAATGAGATGATTCGTACACGTTCTGTATTACTTGATATTTCTCAAATGGTTTTGTATGAAAAGGAGTTAATCGATTCACGTGTTCGTGCAGAAGATGCCAATCGTGCTAAGTCGGAATTTCTTTCCAGTATGAGTCATGAGCTCAGAACTCCGTTAAATGCTGTAATCGGCCTTTCTATGTGGCTTATGGAAGATAACCCAAAACATGAACAAGTTGAACATTTAAAAAACTTACGTTTCTCTAGTGAAACTCTTCTTACATTAATTAATGATATATTAGATTTTAATAAAATTGAAGAGCAAATGATCATTATTGAGGAAATTGATTTTAGTTTATCCGAATTCATTCGCTCTGTTTCCACTTCCTTCTCTGTTAAAGCAAAAGAACAATTGTTATCATTTTATGAAGAAGTTGACCCCAATTTACCTGAACATATTCGTTTTGACCCAACAAGGATGCTTCAGGTAGTAAATAATTTACTATCAAATGCAATTAAATTTACTAAAGAAGGAACCATTACATTTCGCGTATTGTTAGTATCAAAAAACGAAGATCTAGCGGAAATTCGAATCGATGTTGAGGATACCGGAATTGGGATTCCTTTCGACAAACGTCAATATGTCTTTGAAAAATTTACACAAGCAAGTCAGGATACCACAAGAAAATATGGTGGGTCTGGACTTGGTCTTGCAATTTCTAAAGGCCTCGTGGAATTAATGAAAGGAAAATTGGAGTTAGAGTCTGAATTTGGTAAGGGATCAAAGTTTTCCTTTATATTTAGTTGTAAAATTGGTAAGGCAAATTCTTTAGCCCAAGTTCTTTCTGCAACAGATCGTAGTGACTTGACAGGGAAAAGAATTTTAGTTGCTGATGATATAGAAATCAATCGTTCTATAGTAATTCGTTTTTTGAATCGTTGGGGGATTGAATCAGAAGAGGCATCTGATGGAGAAGAGGTTGTGAGTAAGTTATCAAATGGAAAGTATGATTTGATACTTATGGATTTACATATGCCAAATGTAGATGGATATACGGCAACGAGAAAAATTCGAGAAAGCGAGAATTGGAAACATATCCCTATCATAGCATTAACTGCCTCTGCGCAATTGGAAACGCAGGAAAAGATACATTCAGTCGGGATGAATGATTTTATTTCCAAACCATTTTATCCTAATGAGTTATATCAAAAATTAGTTCACTGGCTCGCCGGTTAA
- a CDS encoding hybrid sensor histidine kinase/response regulator produces the protein MDIQKKLNVLIVEDSLASYKAIVSVLQNFGFSIFSERAEWKSEFEQRITDETWDIVISDFYLPDFDGRYVISRVKEINPDLPVILVTEFLPEEAASEFLNLGAAEFLPKSSIIKLPFVVNRELEAYRLKLSQKKAWDMLVHGEELLTRSQKISHLGHFEVIFPEKNTLWSLELYRILEFDFGEIPLMEKVWSLLDETEHDHIKVVWDELLKDNHSKEMIVTLNTKVGRKKVNLWLEAERFEESRLRIFGTIHDISDLSELEHSIQVNEQLFKGIFNNSSQAIFLLDLQGHVIRMNRNAVLSFERDETDIQGLELIRSVFSNSDEESIKKLTYGMKLALKNQSFEVFVSYSLSDGREKYFDCDFYSLTDPSGKIIYIVLEAKDITEKIVLERAYAQSQKLEALGTFAGGIAHDFNNLLTPMLAYVSYLNSEWSKHDSNEAIKKSLPAIEGISKSLDRARNLIQQILTYSKIDNSISKQLDLREQLLQVLQEVRVVSSNQIVLFTDLGNEPAFINADPIQIFQILSNLYENAVFALQEIPNPKITISLSKVSYEKSELLHVGFMKNTDYWKLGFADNGSGIAPEIIEKIFDPFFTTKGGKGTGLGLPIIYGIMVKMGGTILVNSTLEKGTEFDLYFPAWRTMV, from the coding sequence ATGGATATTCAAAAGAAACTCAATGTACTCATTGTAGAAGATTCACTTGCTTCTTATAAAGCAATTGTTTCTGTACTGCAAAACTTTGGGTTTTCTATTTTTTCAGAAAGGGCCGAGTGGAAATCTGAATTTGAACAACGAATTACAGATGAAACATGGGATATCGTGATTTCCGATTTTTACCTTCCTGATTTTGACGGCCGGTATGTCATTTCTCGAGTGAAAGAAATCAACCCTGATTTGCCAGTCATTCTCGTTACTGAATTTTTGCCAGAGGAAGCCGCCTCTGAGTTTCTAAATTTGGGTGCTGCCGAGTTTTTACCAAAATCTTCGATCATTAAACTTCCGTTTGTTGTCAATCGAGAACTCGAAGCCTACCGTCTCAAATTATCTCAAAAAAAAGCTTGGGACATGTTGGTCCATGGAGAAGAACTTCTCACTCGTTCTCAAAAAATTTCTCATTTAGGTCACTTTGAGGTTATATTTCCTGAGAAAAATACATTATGGTCGTTGGAATTATATCGAATTTTGGAATTTGATTTTGGTGAAATTCCGCTTATGGAAAAAGTTTGGTCTCTCTTGGATGAGACAGAACATGATCACATCAAAGTAGTTTGGGATGAACTTTTGAAAGACAATCATTCCAAGGAAATGATTGTTACTTTAAATACCAAAGTCGGTAGAAAAAAAGTAAACTTGTGGTTAGAAGCAGAACGTTTTGAAGAGTCAAGGCTTCGGATTTTTGGAACCATCCATGATATATCAGATCTTTCTGAGTTGGAACATTCGATTCAAGTCAACGAACAGTTGTTTAAGGGAATTTTTAATAATTCGTCACAAGCAATTTTTCTCTTAGATTTACAGGGTCATGTGATTCGGATGAATCGAAATGCTGTTTTGTCTTTTGAACGAGATGAGACAGATATCCAAGGTTTAGAATTAATTCGATCTGTGTTTTCTAATTCCGATGAAGAATCGATTAAAAAATTAACTTATGGGATGAAACTCGCACTGAAAAACCAGAGTTTTGAAGTGTTTGTAAGTTATAGTTTATCAGATGGTCGGGAAAAGTATTTTGATTGCGACTTTTATTCTCTTACTGACCCTTCTGGAAAAATTATCTATATAGTTTTAGAAGCAAAAGATATTACCGAAAAAATTGTTTTGGAACGCGCTTATGCTCAGTCTCAAAAATTAGAGGCACTCGGAACCTTTGCAGGTGGAATTGCACATGATTTTAATAATCTCCTGACACCCATGCTTGCTTATGTTTCGTATCTGAATTCTGAATGGTCAAAACATGATTCAAATGAAGCGATTAAAAAATCCTTACCTGCAATCGAAGGTATCTCCAAATCATTGGACCGTGCTAGAAACCTAATCCAACAAATTCTTACTTATTCGAAAATTGATAACTCTATATCCAAACAGTTGGATTTACGAGAACAGCTATTGCAAGTTTTACAAGAAGTCAGAGTTGTCTCTTCTAATCAAATTGTGCTTTTTACGGATTTAGGAAACGAACCTGCATTTATCAACGCAGATCCAATTCAAATTTTTCAGATCCTTTCCAATCTTTATGAAAATGCAGTGTTTGCATTACAAGAAATACCAAATCCTAAAATTACAATTTCTCTCTCTAAGGTATCGTACGAAAAATCAGAACTTCTTCATGTCGGTTTTATGAAAAATACTGACTATTGGAAGTTGGGATTTGCTGATAATGGTTCCGGAATTGCACCAGAGATTATCGAAAAGATTTTTGATCCTTTTTTTACTACAAAAGGTGGAAAAGGGACAGGACTTGGACTACCGATCATTTACGGGATCATGGTTAAGATGGGTGGAACCATTCTAGTGAATTCCACTTTAGAGAAAGGTACGGAGTTTGATTTGTATTTTCCCGCATGGAGAACCATGGTTTAA
- a CDS encoding patatin-like phospholipase family protein → MIELFFPKKYSALCLKSAFFGFFAHTGFVRGLQEIGFKPAVVTGSSSGAMIGALYATGREMVEFESLILGLKKKDFWEGNSLTMLGRLLRKGLNGYSGVLTGQATRKILYPYLGNQKFSDLPIKLGIAVSNLSKNKRELITEGNVLDAVMASIAFPFLYEVQEFQGQEFLDGGIGDGEPIKELILDPSIDRIVIHQINNHRPLSRNTMKRALDASVQIIDSETEDLKSLLAKEKGKKLIRLETNTPYLSPNDFSKGKFALAEGRGTAYRHKAEILGDLELPVFGFFNQ, encoded by the coding sequence ATGATCGAACTTTTCTTTCCTAAAAAGTATTCTGCCCTTTGTTTAAAATCTGCCTTTTTTGGTTTTTTTGCCCATACAGGATTTGTGCGTGGTTTACAGGAAATTGGTTTTAAACCGGCGGTTGTCACTGGTTCTAGTTCGGGAGCGATGATTGGTGCTTTGTATGCCACTGGTCGCGAGATGGTTGAATTTGAATCCTTAATTTTAGGCTTAAAAAAGAAGGATTTTTGGGAAGGGAATTCTCTTACGATGCTTGGTCGTTTGTTACGAAAAGGTCTGAACGGCTATAGTGGGGTTCTCACAGGTCAGGCCACGAGGAAAATTCTTTATCCATATCTGGGGAATCAAAAGTTTTCCGATTTACCGATTAAACTTGGGATCGCTGTTTCCAATCTCTCTAAAAATAAACGTGAACTCATAACGGAGGGAAATGTTCTCGATGCAGTGATGGCATCGATTGCTTTTCCTTTTTTGTATGAAGTCCAAGAATTTCAGGGCCAGGAATTTTTAGATGGTGGTATTGGAGATGGAGAACCAATCAAAGAATTGATTCTCGACCCAAGTATTGATAGAATCGTAATCCATCAAATTAACAATCACAGACCACTCAGTCGAAATACCATGAAGCGAGCATTAGATGCCTCGGTTCAAATTATTGATTCGGAAACGGAAGATTTAAAATCTCTTTTGGCAAAAGAAAAAGGAAAAAAACTAATCAGGCTTGAAACGAATACTCCTTATTTATCACCGAATGATTTTTCGAAAGGGAAATTTGCACTGGCTGAGGGTCGTGGAACGGCTTACCGGCATAAGGCGGAAATTTTAGGAGATTTAGAACTTCCTGTATTTGGATTTTTTAATCAATAG